The following coding sequences lie in one Fusarium poae strain DAOMC 252244 chromosome 1, whole genome shotgun sequence genomic window:
- a CDS encoding hypothetical protein (SECRETED:SignalP(1-19)~MEROPS:MER0005350~TransMembrane:1 (n4-14c19/20o472-489i)), protein MKSWLWGASLVSTWGLVYAQTVQWSIEGRHPQPHLARRTKTTYEEVISNDRSEGGYFTEVTIGSPPQKITLQLDTGSSDVWVPWNCADVCTDNDDRKGGCPLGSFDPDKSKSFKHVAPGMFGITFVDDSYVKGDYFEDHFELDGAVINNLTMGLAVKTNISYGLIGVGYAKNEASGSTTDVIYPNLPVAMYEAGYVNTIAYSVWLNDLDAKAGTVLFGGVDTAKYVGDMHRIDIQPLDGHYYHFVVALTSLVATSSSGSDNLTSECFPIKAVLDSGTTLSYLPHDLATEIWKEVGAVWSPYYGVAVLPCAYGRNDGNFTFGFAGPDGPVISVGMDELVLTMTSDRANMPVFESGPYKGHTMCSFGIQNDTSDLYLLGNTFLRSAYVVYDLVNNEVGIAATDFNSTATKRVAFKSYGASIPSATTVPNQHKATENPSVSGHNFTAADGFQESDWDSDDEDNAASSLTPSGTPLVMAVATMGFVLLGGGIFHTF, encoded by the exons GTCCAGTGGAGCATTGAAGGTCGCCATCCTCAACCACATCTGGCCCGCCGCACCAAAACAACAtatgaggaagtcatcagTAATGACAGATCCGAAGGAGGCTACTTTACGGAAGTTACAATCGGAAGTCCGCCCCAGAAAATCACCCTCCAGCTCGATACTGGGAGTAGCGATGTCTGGGTACCTTGGAATTGCGCAGACGTATGTACAGACAACGACGACAGGAAAGGCGGATGCCCTCTTGGAAGCT TTGACCCAGATAAGTCCAAGTCCTTCAAGCATGTTGCACCCGGCATGTTCGGCATCACCTTTGTAGATGACAGCTACGTCAAGGGTGACTATTTCGAAGATCACTTTGAATTGGATGGTGCAGTCATCAATAACTTGACCATGGGCCTGGCTGTAAAGACAAACATCTCATATGGACTTATCGGTGTTGGTTACGCCAAGAATGAGGCCTCGGGCAGCACGACGGATGTCATCTATCCCAACCTTCCCGTTGCAATGTATGAAGCAGGCTATGTCAACACAATCGCCTACAGCGTTTGGCTCAACGATTTGGATGCTAAAGCCGGCACGGTTCTCTTTGGAGGCGTAGATACAGCAAAATATGTCGGTGACATGCATCGAATTGACATTCAACCGTTGGATGGTCATTACTATCACTTCGTAGTGGCACTGACTTCACTGGTCGCCACCAGCTCCAGCGGGAGTGACAACCTCACTTCAGAATGCTTCCCAATCAAAGCAGTCCTCGACTCTGGAACCACACTGAGCTATCTACCCCACGACTTGGCGACCGAGATTTGGAAAGAGGTTGGTGCTGTTTGGTCACCATACTATGGTGTTGCTGTTCTTCCCTGCGCTTACGGTAGGAACGACGGGAATTTCACCTTTGGCTTTGCTGGCCCTGATGGCCCTGTTATCAGTGTAGGAATGGATGAGCTTGTTCTCACCATGACCAGTGACAGGGCCAACATGCCTGTTTTTGAGTCGGGGCCCTACAAGGGCCATACAATGTGCTCTTTTGGCATACAAAACGATACCAGCGACCTTTACCTACTTGGAAACACCTTTCTTCGATCTGCATATGTTGTCTACGATCTTGTCAATAATGAGGTTGGAATTGCTGCCACCGACTTCAACTCCACGGCAACTAAACGAGTTGCGTTCAAAAGTTATGGAGCAAGCATCCCATCCGCAACGACAGTGCCAAATCAGCACAAGGCGACTGAGAACCCTTCTGTTTCAGGCCATAATTTTACTGCTGCGGATGGGTTCCAGGAGTCAGACTGGGATTcggatgacgaggataaCGCAGCATCATCTCTGACACCCTCTGGAACGCCCTTGGTGATGGCTGTCGCCACAATGGGCTTTGTACTTTTAGGTGGAGGGATTTTCCACACtttttga
- the MEF1 gene encoding Elongation factor G, mitochondrial — protein MRATRAARWLNSRLILGAQQSSCGSHSFTISAAAPAWESRRAFSQTKRACNAAQEALKKAQEDAASLTPEYVAANMSTEEAKRLSRVRNIGIAAHIDSGKTTVSERVLFYTGRINSIHEVRGKDSVGAKMDSMELEREKGITIQSAATFADWKKTENGKEETYHFNLIDTPGHIDFTIEVERALRVLDGAVMILCAVSGVQSQTITVDRQMKRYNVPRISFVNKMDRMGANPWKAVEQINTKLKIPAAAIQIPIGAEDEFLGVVDLINMQAMYFEGPRGTKVRITDQIPGPLQEFAKEKRQALIEKLADVDDEIAELFLDEQEPSNAQIKAAIRRATIARTFTPVMMGSALADKGVQPMLDAVCDYLPNPSEIENTGLDKSQGEKTVKLVPYDSLPFVGLAFKLEENNYGQLTYIRVYQGKLSKGTYLFNSRTDKKVRIPRIVRMHSNEMEDVSEVGAGEICAVFGVDCASGDTFTDGGLPYTMSSMFVPDAVMSLSIKPKRTGDADNFSKAMNRFQREDPTFRVHVDAESEETIISGMGELHLEVYVERLRREYKTDCVTGQPRVAYRETIARRADYDFLFKRQSGGPGDFARVAGWIEPNDEPDKNHYESQVVGGNIPDKFLSACAKGFEAVCEKGPLLGHKVIGARMVVNDGATHVTDSSDHAFNLATQMAFKKSFPEAGGQVLEPLMKTTITAPNEFQGNILMLMNKRNATIHDTDIGSEDFTLICDCSLNAMFGFSSQLRAATQGKGEFSMEFSHYAPAPPHLQKELVAKHQAEIEAKRTK, from the exons ATGAGGGCAACAAGGGCTGCCAGATGGCTCAATAGCCGTCTGATATTGGGCGCCCAGCAGTCAAGCTGCGGTAGCCATTCTTTTACTATATCTGCTGCTGCCCCCGCCTGGGAGAGCCGACGTGCTTTTAGCCAGACCAAGCGTGCCTGCAATGCTGCGCAAGAAGC TCTCAAGAAAGCCCAAGAAGACGCTGCCAGTCTGACGCCTGAATATGTCGCCGCAAACATGTCCACCGAGGAGGCCAAGCGTCTATCTCGAGTGCGCAACATTGGTATTGCT GCACATATCGACAGCGGAAAGACAACCGTCAGCGAACGAGTCTTGTTCTACACCGGCCGAATCAACTCGATCCATGAGGTTCGAGGTAAAGACTCTGTCGGCGCCAAGATGGACTCTATGGAACTCGAAAGGGAAAAAGGCATCACCATCCAGTCTGCGGCTACGTTCGCTGATTGGAAGAAAACGGAAAACGGCAAAGAGGAAACCTACCACTTCAACCTGATTGATACACCCGGTCACATTGATTTCACTATCGAAGTCGAGCGAGCTCTCCGAGTCCTCGACGGTGCTGTCATGATTCTGTGCGCTGTTTCTGGCGTCCAGTCTCAAACTATCACCGTCGACCGTCAAATGAAGCGTTACAATGTCCCCCGAATCTCCTTCGTCAACAAGATGGACCGAATGGGTGCCAACCCCTGGAAGGCCGTCGAGCAGATCAACACCAAGCTCAAGATTCCCGCTGCTGCTATTCAGATTCCTATTGGTGCCGAAGATGAGTTCCTGGGCGTTGTCGACTTGATCAACATGCAGGCTATGTACTTTGAAGGTCCCCGTGGTACCAAGGTTCGCATCACCGACCAGATTCCTGGCCCGCTTCAGGAGTTTGCCAAGGAGAAGCGCCAGGCCCTGATTGAAAAGCTCGCCGATGTCGATGACGAAATTGCCGAACTGTTCCTTGACGAGCAGGAGCCTTCCAATGCTCAGATCAAGGCTGCTATCCGCCGTGCCACTATCGCTCGAACTTTCACTCCTGTTATGATGGGTTCCGCCCTTGCTGACAAGGGTGTTCAACCCATGCTCGACGCCGTCTGTGACTACCTGCCTAACCCCTCCGAGATTGAAAACACTGGTCTGGATAAGTCTCAGGGAGAGAAGACTGTCAAGCTGGTCCCCTATGACTCTCTTCCTTTTGTCGGTCTTGCCTTCAAGCTCGAAGAGAACAATTATGGTCAGCTCACCTATATCCGAGTCTACCAGGGCAAACTGAGCAAGGGTACCTACCTCTTCAACTCCCGAACTGATAAGAAGGTTCGAATTCCTCGAATTGTCCGCATGCATTCCAACGAGATGGAGGATGTATCCGAGGTTGGTGCCGGTGAGATCTGCGCTGTCTTTGGTGTTGACTGTGCTTCTGGTGACACTTTCACTGACGGTGGCCTCCCCTACACTATGTCTTCTATGTTCGTCCCCGACGCTGTCATGTCTCTGTCCATCAAGCCAAAGCGAACTGGAGATGCCGACAACTTCAGTAAGGCCATGAACCGTTTCCAGCGTGAGGATCCTACTTTCCGTGTTCACGTCGACGCAGAGAGTGAGGAGACCATCATTTCTGGTATGGGTGAATTGCATCTCGAAGTTTACGTTGAGCGTCTGCGACGTGAGTACAAGACCGATTGTGTCACTGGCCAGCCTCGTGTTGCCTACCGAGAGACTATTGCCCGCCGAGCCGACTATGATTTCCTTTTCAAGCGACAGAGTGGTGGTCCAGGTGACTTTGCTCGTGTTGCTGGATGGATCGAGCCTAATGATGAGCCCGACAAGAACCACTATGAGAGCCAGGTCGTCGGTGGCAACATTCCTGATAAGTTTCTGTCTGCTTGTGCCAAGGGTTTCGAGGCTGTTTGCGAAAAGGGTCCTCTCCTGGGCCACAAGGTTATTGGCGCCAGGATGGTTGTCAACGATGGCGCCACTCACGTTACTGATTCCTCCGATCACGCTTTCAACCTGGCCACACAGATGGCTTTCAAGAAGTCTTTCCCCGAAGCTGGCGGTCAGGTTCTGGAGCCTTTGATGAAGACCACCATCACTGCCCCCAACGAGTTCCAGGGTAACATTCTGATGCTTATGAACAAGCGTAATGCTACCATTCACGATACCGATATTGGCAGCGAGGACTTCACTCTTATCTGTGACTGCAGTTTGAATGCCATGTTTGGCTTCAGCTCCCAGCTTCGTGCCGCTACCCAGGGCAAGGGCGAGTTCAGCATGGAATTCAGCCACTACGCTCCCGCCCCCCCTCATCTCCA GAAAGAGTTAGTCGCCAAGCACCAGGCTGAGATTGAGGCCAAGCGAACCAAATAA
- the LYS12 gene encoding homoisocitrate dehydrogenase (BUSCO:32796at5125) — translation MSFRTLRIGLIPGDGIGKEVIPAGRRILEALPSSLGLKFDFVDLKAGFETFEQTGAALPDKTVEILKNECDGALFGAVSSPTQPVKGYSSPIVALRKKLDLYANVRPVKTVMTAAKPIDMVIVRENTEDLYVKQEQTHDTPEGKVAEAIKRISEKASFRIATMAGDIALRRQKIRDAGASSIHKSPLVTITHKSNVLSQTDGLFRATSKRALADPKFSSVAVEEQIVDSMVYKLFRQPEDYDVIVAPNLYGDILSDGAAALVGSLGLVPSANVGEGFAIGEPCHGSAPDIQGQNIANPIATLRSTALMLEFLNEEEAAAKIYAAVDGNLEDGKLLSPDLGGKASTEEVVADILRRL, via the exons ATGTCTTTCCGCACTCTCAGAATTG GTCTTATCCCTGGTGACGGTATCGGCAAGGAAGTCATTCCTGCTGGTCGCCGCATTCTCGAAGCCCTGCCCTCGTCTCTCGGCCTCAAGTTCGACTTTGTCGACCTCAAGGCTGGCTTCGAGACCTTTGAGCAGACCGGTGCTGCCCTCCCCGACAAGACTGTCGAGATACTCAAGAATGAGTGTGATGGTGCGCTCTTTGGAGCCGTGAGCTCTCCTACCCAGCCCGTCAAGGGTTACTCATCACCCATCGTCGCCCTGCGCAAGAAGCTCGACCTCTACGCCAACGTCCGACCTGTCAAGACTGTCATGACCGCCGCTAAGCCTATCGACATGGTCATTGTCCGTGAGAACACCGAGGATCTCTATGTCAAGCAGGAGCAGACCCACGACACTCCTGAGGGTAAGGTCGCCGAGGCTATCAAGCGCATTTCCGAGAAGGCTTCGTTCCGAATTGCTACCATGGCTGGTGACATTGCTCTACGCCGACAGAAGATCCGAGATGCCGGTGCCTCCAGCATCCACAAGTCTCCTCTCGTCACCATCACCCACAAGTCCAACGTCCTGTCTCAGACTGATGGTCTCTTCCGTGCCACCTCCAAGAGGGCCCTTGCCGACCCCAAGTTCTCCTCCGTCGCCGTTGAGGAGCAGATCGTCGACTCCATGGTTTACAAGCTCTTCCGTCAGCCTGAGGACTACGATGTGATTGTCGCCCCCAACCTGTACGGTGACATTCTCTCCGATGGCGCTGCTGCTCTTGTCGGTAGCTTGGGTCTTGTCCCCAGTGCCAACGTTGGCGAGGGCTTCGCTATTGGTGAGCCTTGCCACGGCAGCGCTCCTGATATCCAGGGCCAGAACATTGCCAACCCCATTGCTACTCTCCGGTCTACCGCGCTGATGCTCGAATTCCTCAACGAGGAGGAAGCTGCTGCCAAGATCTACGCTGCTGTCGATGGTAACCTTGAGGATGGCAAGCTGCTCAGCCCTGACCTGGGTGGAAAGGCCAGTACTGAGGAGGTTGTTGCCGACATTCTCCGACGCCTGTAA
- the NIC3 gene encoding Kynurenine 3-monooxygenase (TransMembrane:1 (n7-18c23/24o464-486i)~BUSCO:18627at5125): protein MEKPQKIVVVGAGPVGSLAALYAAQRGHEVEVYELRPDLRDPSTIPLNFTKSINLAISERGINAMRHAGQPGLLDHVMSTTIPMRGRMIHGRSPTGALFEQSQDYDVKGRAIHAIDRAGLNKRLLDILDNMPNVKLFFNHKLTGADYRACKAWFEVTDGKASKESRFKEIDISFDLMIGADGAHSAVRYHLMKFTRMNYHQEYIDTLWCEFHLKPVQTTNTADPMAKFRMSPNHLHIWPGKDFMFIAIPSDDGSFTCTLFMPSKDFSDLENNPASVPAFFDSHFPGVTDLIPGDELVESFNTNPHLPLVSLKCKPYHHGSSCVIVGDAAHAMVPFYGQGMNAGMEDVRILFSILDKHSHIDESNDPSSESSSASGPAFQRSLALAEYSAVRPPDAHAINDLALQNYVEMRSSVLSKRYRLRKYLEEWMSVYFPRLGWQTKYSRVSFSNEGYLDVINKSDTQGKILLQGFLGLLASPFIVSAAMFCYRYRRCLVSIAYTQRIQKTESTTVTRIQPPSS, encoded by the exons ATGGAGAAACCTCAGAagattgttgttgttggggCTGGTCCTGTCGGTTCTTTGGCAGCTTTATATGCTGCTCAACGAGGACATGAAGTTGAAGTTTATGAGTTGCGACCTG ACCTCCGAGATCCCAGCACTATCCCGCTCAACTTCACCAAATCCATCAACCTCGCCATCTCTGAGCGTGGGATCAATGCTATGCGCCATGCTGGCCAGCCGGGACTTCTCGATCATGTCATGTCCACAACAATCCCCATGAGAGGGCGCATGATTCATGGCAGGAGTCCAACCGGAGCTCTTTTTGAGCAGTCTCAAGACTACGATGTTAAGGGACGG GCAATCCATGCCATTGATCGTGCAGGCTTGAATAAGCGACTGCTCGATATTCTGGACAACATGCCCAATGTCAAGCTGTTCTTCAACCACAAGCTCACAGGCGCAGACTATCGCGCTTGCAAGGCTTGGTTCGAGGTCACTGACGGAAAAGCGTCCAAAGAGTCTCGTTTCAAGGAGATTGACATATCCTTTGATCTCATGATTGGCGCTGACGGTGCCCATTCTGCTGTTCGCTACCACCTTATGAAGTTTACCCGGATGAACTACCACCAAGAGTACATTGACACTCTGTGGTGTGAGTTCCATCTCAAGCCTGTTCAAACAACCAACACAGCCGATCCAATGGCCAAGTTCCGGATGTCGCCTAATCACTTGCATATTTGGCCTGGCAAGGATTTTATGTTCATTGCCATTCCCAGTGAT GACGGTTCTTTCACATGCACGCTCTTCATGCCCAGCAAGGATTTCTCAGACCTTGAGAACAACCCAGCTAGTGTGCCAGCCTTTTTCGACAGCCACTTCCCGGGTGTTACAGATCTAATACCTGGCGATGAGCTGGTTGAATCTTTCAACACAAACCCTCACCTGCCACTTGTTAGTCTCAAGTGTAAACCCTACCACCATGGCTCTTCTTGTGTCATTGTTGGAGACGCCGCCCACGCCATGGTACCATTCTATGGCCAAGGCATGAATGCGGGAATGGAGGATGTCCGGatcctcttctccatcttggACAAGCATAGTCATATTGATGAATCCAATGACCCTTCTAGTGAATCCTCCTCTGCATCAGGACCCGCCTTTCAACGATCACTCGCGTTGGCAGAGTACTCGGCCGTCCGTCCACCGGATGCGCACGCAATCAACGATCTTGCTTTACAGAACTATGTCGAAATGCGATCATCTGTTCTGTCAAAGCGCTACAGATTGCGTAAATACCTTGAGGAGTGGATGAGTGTATACTTCCCTCGACTGGGATGGCAAACAAAGTACTCCCGTGTCAGCTTCAGCAATGAGGGTTATCTGGATGTCATCAATAAGAGTGACACACAGGGGAAAATATTACTGCAAGGCTTCTTAGGATTGCTTGCCAGTCCCTTCATTGTATCAGCGGCAATGTTTTGCTACCGTTATCGGCG TTGCCTGGTCTCGATTGCGTATACGCAAAG GATTCAAAAGACCGAATCGACGACTGTCACCCGAATTCAACCTCCTTCGAGTTGA
- a CDS encoding hypothetical protein (MEROPS:MER0001342), which yields MAADTPAKQCMGADCSNDAGSLQCPTCLKLGIKDSFFCSQECFKRNWGIHKTMHKSQTTGYYNPFPNFPYSGSLRPVYPLSPHRTLPQSIPHPVWWQDGNPRYSRSLTNRNKIEILDKAGQDAMRKSCRLAREVLDIAAAAAKPGVTTDYIDEIVHKACIERNSYPSPLNYNNFPKSCCTSVNEVICHGIPDQRVLLDGDILNIDVSLYHEGYHADLNETYYIGDKAKADPDTVRVVETARQCLDESIKAVKPGTLIREFGNIIEKHAKKQNCSVIRTYCGHGVGKLFHCPPNVPHYAKNKTVGECKPGMTFTIEPMIALGKYRDITWPDNWTSTTIDGKMTAQFEHTLLVTEDGVEILTARQENSPGGALPMPSTENGDAKV from the exons ATGGCCGCTGATACCCCCGCCAAGCAGTGCATGGGCGCCGACTGCTCCAACGATGCCGGATCGCTACAGTGCCCGACTTGCCTGAAGCTCGGAATCAAGGACAGTTTCTTCTGTTCTCAGGAGTGCTTCAAGCGTAACTGG GGCATCCACAAGACAATGCACAAATCGCAAA CTACCGGTTACTACAACCCATTCCCCAACTTTCCCTACTCTGGCTCTCTGCGACCCGTCTACCCTCTATCGCCGCACCGAACCCTGCCTCAATCGATCCCCCACCCCGTGTGGTGGCAAGACGGCAACCCTAGGTATAGCCGCTCTCTCACCAACCGTAACAAGATCGAAATTCTCGACAAGGCGGGCCAGGATGCTATGCGAAAGAGCTGCAGACTTGCGCGAGAGGTACTCGACattgctgctgccgctgccaaGCCTGGCGTAACCACCGACTACATCGACGAGATCGTTCACAAGGCCTGCATTGAGAGAAAC TCTTATCCATCTCCTTTGAACTACAACAACTTTCCCAAGTCTTGTTGTACATCCGTTAACGAAGTAATCTGTCACGGCATTCCAGACCAGCGTGTTCTCCTCGACGGCGATATCCTCAACATTGATGTTTCTTTGTACCACGAGGGATACCACGCCGATTTGAACGAGACCTACTATATTGGtgacaaggccaaggctgaTCCTGATACTGTTCGCGTGGTTGAAACAGCGCGACAATGCTTGGACGAGTCCATCAAGGCTGTGAAGCCCGGTACATTGATCCGAGAGTTCGGCAACATTATCGAGAAGCACGCCAAGAAGCAAAACTGCAGTGTTATTCGAACCTACTGTGGCCATGGAGTTGGCAAGCTTTTTCACTGCCCTCCTAACGTTCCTCACTACGCCAAGAACAAGACCGTCGGCGAGTGCAAGCCTGGCATGACTTTCACTATTGAGCCCATGATCGCTCTAGGAAAGTACCGAGATATTACCTGGCCTGATAACTGGACCAGCACCACCATTGATGGCAAGATGACTGCCCAGTTTG AGCATACTCTTCTCGTTACGGAAGATGGGGTCGAGATTCTCACAGCGCGACAGGAGAATTCTCCCGGCGGTGCTCTACCGATGCCCAGCACCGAGAATGGTGATGCAAAGGTGTAG
- the ERV14 gene encoding COPII-coated vesicle protein (TransMembrane:3 (o6-30i51-71o115-134i)) — MMSGEAWLFLLSVLINAVNLFLQVFFTIMYSDLECDYINPIDLCNRLNTYIIPEAAVHGFLTFLFLINGYWVPLILNLPLLGWNVKKIVDNTHLLDATEIFRKLNVHKKESFFKLGFHLIMFFFYLYSMIVALIRDESS; from the exons ATGATGTCTGGAGAAGCTTGGTTGTTCCTGCTGTCGGTGCTTATCAACGCCGTCAACCTCTTCTTGCAGGTCTTTTTCACTATTATGTACAGTGACTTGGAATG TGACTACATTAACCCTATTGACCTCTGCAACCGACTCAACACCTACATCATCCCAGAGGCTGCCGTACACGGTTTCTTGACATTCCTCTTCCTTATCAATGGATACTGGGTGCCTCTTATCCTCAACCTGCCTCTCCTTGGCTGGAACGTCAAGAA GATCGTTGACAACACTCACCTCCTCGATGCGACTGAGATCTTCCGCAAGCTTAACGTCCACAAGAAG GAATCTTTCTTCAAGCTGGGCTTCCACTTGATcatgttcttcttctacCTCTACAGCATGATTGTTGCTCTTATCCGAGACGAGTCTTCCTAA
- a CDS encoding hypothetical protein (BUSCO:18764at5125) has translation MAPQDALIVREQAEPDHAVVPFTAEDLSRPKAGPLNPFKDESNTLKRKTVPTGHAEETFLSEHTFRSKHRAIERQGGRGGPERQYQTNAELKAEAARIRAGREDKGSATIAEGPGSYVGPWARYKKSEYEIVAEDEELASDEEYEIVEEEEEVVESGTVVRAPTKALEQRKEAEKMGDERTEFHGSAETDYQGRTYMHVPQDLDIDLRKEVGSVTNYIPKKQIHSWKNHNKAVTALRFFPTSGHLLLSASADTTVKIFDVYHDRELLRSYHGHSKALSDICFNTSGTQFLSSSYDRMIKLWDTETGVCVSKFTTGKTPHVIKFNPGPEHANEFLAGMSDKKIVQFDIRTKEVVQEYDHHLAAINTITFVDDNRRFMTTSDDKSLRAWDYGIPVPIKYIAEPDMYPMTRAAPHPSGKYVAYQSSDNQILVYGANDKFRQNRKKSYRGHNNAGLGIDLDCSPDGQFLASGDSGGYVCFWDWKTCKMYHKLKAGNQAITSVKWHPQETSKVVTAGMDGEIRYWD, from the coding sequence ATGGCGCCTCAGGATGCGCTCATTGTTCGGGAGCAAGCTGAACCCGATCACGCGGTGGTGCCTTTTACAGCCGAAGACCTGTCGCGTCCCAAGGCCGGCCCTCTTAACCCGTTCAAAGACGAGAGCAATACTTTGAAGCGCAAGACCGTCCCAACCGGACATGCAGAAGAAACTTTCTTGAGCGAACACACATTCCGAAGCAAACATCGTGCTATTGAGCGAcaaggaggacgaggaggtCCAGAGCGACAGTATCAGACAAACGCAGAACTGAAAGCGGAAGCGGCGAGAATACGAGCTGGACGTGAAGACAAGGGCAGCGCAACCATTGCGGAAGGTCCCGGCTCCTACGTTGGACCCTGGGCGCGATACAAGAAGTCCGAGTATGAGATCGTGGCAGAGGACGAGGAACTGGCGAGCGATGAAGAATATGAGATtgtagaagaggaagaagaggtcgTTGAGAGTGGCACAGTTGTCAGGGCGCCAACCAAGGCGCTAGAACAACGAAAAGAGGCGGAAAAGATGGGAGACGAGAGAACCGAGTTCCATGGGTCTGCCGAAACCGACTACCAAGGCAGGACTTATATGCACGTTCCTCAGGACCTGGATATCGACCTTCGAAAGGAAGTGGGAAGCGTTACCAATTACATCCCAAAGAAGCAAATCCATTCTTGGAAGAACCACAACAAGGCGGTTACTGCACTACGATTCTTCCCTACTTCAGGACATTTGCTTCTATCAGCCAGTGCCGATACCACCGTCAAGATATTCGATGTGTACCACGACCGGGAACTACTGCGAAGCTATCACGGCCATTCAAAGGCTTTGTCGGATATTTGCTTCAACACATCAGGCACTCAATTCTTATCTTCATCATATGATCGCATGATCAAGCTTTGGGACACAGAGACAGGTGTGTGTGTCAGCAAATTCACAACTGGCAAGACCCCCCACGTTATCAAGTTCAACCCTGGCCCCGAGCATGCCAACGAGTTTCTGGCTGGTATGTCAGACAAGAAGATTGTCCAGTTCGATATCCGAACCAAAGAAGTTGTGCAAGAATATGACCATCACTTGGCGGCTATCAACACCATTACCTTTGTCGATGACAACCGACGCTTCATGACAACCTCGGACGACAAATCTCTCCGAGCCTGGGATTACGGCATTCCCGTCCCCATCAAGTACATTGCTGAGCCAGACATGTATCCCATGACCCGCGCGGCTCCTCACCCAAGTGGTAAATATGTTGCATACCAAAGCTCCGATAATCAAATCTTGGTCTATGGCGCAAACGACAAGTTCCGTCAAAATAGAAAGAAGAGTTACCGCGGCCACAACAACGCCGGTTTGGGCATCGACCTGGACTGCAGTCCCGACGGACAGTTCCTTGCTTCGGGTGACTCTGGCGGTTACGTGTGCTTCTGGGACTGGAAGACATGCAAGATGTATCACAAGCTCAAGGCCGGCAACCAGGCCATCACCAGCGTTAAGTGGCACCCTCAAGAGACGAGCAAGGTAGTCACAGCGGGTATGGATGGCGAAATTCGATACTGGGATTAG
- a CDS encoding hypothetical protein (TransMembrane:7 (o28-49i70-88o94-114i126-147o178-202i214-233o253-272i)), protein MALFEEANCDRNATAPIASDAGVAGAGILLSFMITALLAVILSSSVIFAEMRGKESVIRRKLLNGYSDSQIMQGIGIQSVGLAKMNSLVPYHFFLIWMLSLLSMATHNTTLLALKQDYRRDWVIRWMRQFLMFVNLALSCVSGVFVLEGVSKGLDDKTLPVSCVWKVDSKGAASMAGLSYVGTIVVIAGNCIVFGLATWYLHSKQQRFYKAIQIAGLVLMTAIAIGAAIRIILLSQAFGNPSIELKDQGETDWSFGQLLSMLLLILPLVNVIEIYRGEMQMAAPVRDERAKVYDGELQDNPQGSRTNLFQK, encoded by the exons ATGGCGTTGTTTGAAGAGGCCAACTGCGATCGAAACGCGACCGCTCCTATAGCCAGCGACGCGGGCGTCGCAGGTGCTGGT ATCCTATTGTCCTTCATGATCACGGCGTTGCTTGCCGTCATCTTATCGAGCAGTGTCATCTTCGCGGAGATGCGAGGCAAGGAGTCTGTCATCCGACGAAAGCTACTCAACGGCTACAGCGACTCTCAGATTATGCAGGGAATTGGTATCCAGAGTGTTGGGCTCGCCAAAATGAACAGCCTCGTGCCGTATCATTTCTTTCTCATATGGATGCTGTCGCTTCTTTCCATGGCGACCCACAACACGACACTGCTGGCCCTTAAGCAAGATTACCGCCGCGATTGGGTGATTCGATGGATGCGACAATTCCTCATGTTCGTTAACTTGGCACTGTCTTGTGTCTCTGGTGTCTTTGTTCTCGAGGGAGTTTCGAAAGGCTTGGACGATAAGACTCTGCCAGTTTCATGTGTTTGGAAAGTTGACAGTAAAGGGGCTGCGTCCATGGCTGGGCTGTCTTATGTTGGGACAATCGTCGTTATTGCCGGTAACTGCATCGTCTTCGGTCTGGCTACCTGGTATCTCCACAGCAAGCAGCAGCGGTTCTACAAAGCCATACAGATTGCTGGGTTGGTTTTGATGACAGCCATTGCTATTGGCGCCGCTATTCGAATTATTCTGCTGTCCCAGGCATTTGGCAACCCATCGATCGAGCTGAAAGACCAGGGCGAGACTGACTGGAGTTTCGGGCAGCTTCTCTCCATGCTCCTTCTCATCCTTCCACTGGTAAACGTCATTGAGATTTACCGAGGAGAAATGCAAATGGCAGCGCCTGTCCGAGATGAGCGAGCAAAAGTCTACGACGGCGAGCTACAGGACAACCCACAGGGGTCGAGAACAAATCTTTTCCAAAAATAG